A window of the Cystobacter fuscus genome harbors these coding sequences:
- a CDS encoding Smr/MutS family protein: MSDRGPPKKKNEAFNNPFKAALTDLKKKQAEAEPPRKPQAPPPPPKPTKASRAREEDDASLFLSAMDGVEQLTNRGEAPAPNPRLPEIIDENAEALAELAEMVAGQGDFDISGSNEFIEGAAPGLDARLMRSLRRGDFVLQGQLDLHGKTRAQAQEAVDRFLTESHRARKRCVLIVHGRGLNSQDQIPVLKEWLRDWLGQKRIGKTVLAFATARPQDGGAGAVYVLLRR; the protein is encoded by the coding sequence ATGAGCGACCGAGGCCCTCCCAAGAAGAAGAACGAGGCGTTCAACAACCCCTTCAAGGCGGCTCTCACGGACCTCAAGAAGAAGCAGGCCGAGGCCGAGCCTCCCAGGAAGCCCCAGGCCCCTCCCCCGCCCCCCAAGCCGACCAAGGCCTCGCGCGCTCGCGAGGAGGACGACGCCTCCCTCTTCCTATCCGCCATGGACGGCGTGGAGCAGCTCACCAACCGGGGCGAGGCCCCCGCGCCCAACCCCCGCCTCCCGGAGATCATCGACGAGAACGCCGAGGCGCTCGCCGAGCTGGCCGAGATGGTGGCGGGCCAGGGCGACTTCGACATCTCCGGCTCGAACGAGTTCATCGAGGGCGCCGCTCCGGGACTCGACGCGCGGCTCATGCGCTCGCTGCGCCGCGGCGACTTCGTCCTCCAGGGCCAGTTGGATCTGCACGGCAAGACCCGGGCCCAGGCCCAGGAGGCCGTGGACCGCTTCCTCACCGAGAGCCACCGCGCCCGCAAGCGCTGCGTGCTCATCGTCCACGGCCGGGGGCTCAACTCCCAGGATCAAATCCCCGTGCTCAAGGAGTGGCTGCGCGACTGGCTCGGCCAGAAGCGGATCGGCAAGACGGTGCTGGCCTTCGCCACCGCGCGGCCCCAGGACGGCGGGGCGGGCGCGGTCTACGTGCTGCTGCGCCGGTAG
- a CDS encoding DUF3060 domain-containing protein has protein sequence MSKFVRGMVLSGVVASLLLAPAMGAAQGRTSVKVGKDGNVEVKTGNTEVKTGGAGTSVRTGNTEVETQGDEEGGSAQAETQSNDARLEIAGMGVKETHRCSSKTEVDVSGSDNEVTLTGECKRVSVSGAGNTVKVEAVGSIDVTGANNTVTWKKAVGAKKPKVSRSGSDNKVTQAP, from the coding sequence ATGTCGAAGTTCGTTCGCGGAATGGTTCTGTCGGGTGTGGTCGCGAGTCTCCTGCTGGCTCCGGCCATGGGCGCGGCGCAAGGTCGTACGTCCGTGAAGGTGGGCAAGGACGGCAACGTGGAGGTGAAGACGGGCAACACGGAGGTGAAGACCGGTGGCGCCGGGACGAGCGTCCGCACGGGTAACACCGAGGTGGAGACGCAGGGCGACGAGGAGGGCGGGAGCGCCCAGGCCGAGACGCAGTCGAACGACGCGCGGCTCGAGATCGCGGGCATGGGCGTCAAGGAGACGCACCGCTGCTCGTCGAAGACCGAGGTGGACGTCAGCGGCAGCGACAACGAGGTCACGCTGACGGGGGAGTGCAAGCGCGTGAGCGTGAGCGGTGCCGGCAACACGGTGAAGGTGGAGGCCGTCGGCTCCATCGACGTGACGGGCGCCAACAACACCGTCACCTGGAAGAAGGCCGTGGGCGCCAAGAAGCCCAAGGTGAGCCGCAGTGGCTCCGACAACAAGGTGACGCAGGCGCCTTGA
- a CDS encoding molybdopterin-dependent oxidoreductase, whose translation MTTEQTACILCSRNCGLRVEVEGSRITSIRGDEAHPVSRGYLCQKAARLQHYQENADRLEHPLRREPDGSFVRVGWDEALADIARRLIAIRERHGGRAFAFYGGGGQGNHLGGAYSRQLTKAMKSRFVYSALAQEKTGDFWVNGRLFGDQRCHLTEDVEHADFVLFIGTNPFQAHGIPNARDTLRELKKDPARQMVVVDPRKTETARLADVHLQLRPGNDAFLMAAILAIIVREDLHDREFLARRCTGFAALEAELRSIPIEDYVRRADVPLADVERVARGFAQARVACVRIDLGLQQSLHSTLNSYLEKLLFLVTGNFGKRGGNNFHSFFLPFLGHTDERDSRHPRTAHHKMHPIAGLYPPNILPSEIEHEGEDRIRAMFVDSANPALTGANTAAYERAFSKLELLVVVDVAMTETARFAHYVLPAATQFEKWECTGFNLEFPDNAFHLRHPVFPPRAEALPEPEIYTRLLEAMGALPKSFPLLRRIATREPAATKHLVFLAAMGALLAKEPGLRPFAASIIYRTLGQTLRTPRASASRVPPAAAAPLLALALELASREPAAVRRAGHRGNRFSLGVSLFHAILERAEGTLVTRHEFEDTWSFIRHRDGRIHLDIPEMLQALHALRDEPASNHPLVLLAGERRGYNANQIYRDPAWRKTDLDGAMRMHPDDARALGLRRGARALCTSATGELPVTIELDEMLRPGMVIIPHGYGMRYRGGEPNGPQVNRLTASDHCDPLARTPYHKHVPVSVRAIQEASESP comes from the coding sequence ATGACCACCGAACAGACCGCCTGCATCCTGTGCTCCCGCAATTGCGGACTCCGCGTCGAAGTGGAGGGTTCACGCATCACGAGCATTCGCGGCGATGAAGCGCATCCGGTGTCCAGGGGCTACCTCTGCCAGAAGGCCGCGCGGCTGCAGCACTACCAGGAGAACGCGGACCGCCTCGAACATCCGCTGCGGCGCGAGCCAGATGGCTCCTTCGTCCGCGTCGGCTGGGACGAGGCACTCGCGGACATCGCCAGGCGCCTCATCGCCATCCGTGAACGTCACGGCGGGCGGGCGTTCGCCTTCTACGGCGGCGGCGGCCAGGGCAATCACCTGGGCGGCGCCTACAGCCGGCAGCTCACGAAGGCGATGAAGAGCCGCTTCGTCTACAGCGCCCTCGCACAGGAGAAGACGGGCGACTTCTGGGTCAATGGACGGCTCTTCGGTGATCAGCGGTGCCACCTCACCGAGGACGTGGAGCACGCGGACTTCGTGCTGTTCATTGGCACCAACCCGTTCCAGGCGCACGGCATCCCCAACGCACGCGACACCCTGCGCGAGCTGAAGAAGGACCCCGCGCGCCAGATGGTCGTGGTCGATCCGCGCAAGACGGAGACCGCGCGCCTCGCCGACGTCCACCTGCAGCTTCGCCCCGGTAACGACGCGTTCCTGATGGCGGCCATCCTCGCCATCATCGTGCGTGAGGACCTGCATGACCGGGAGTTCCTCGCGCGGCGCTGCACCGGCTTCGCCGCGTTGGAGGCGGAGCTGCGCTCGATTCCCATCGAGGACTACGTCCGCCGGGCCGACGTGCCCCTCGCCGACGTCGAGCGCGTGGCCCGGGGGTTCGCCCAGGCCCGTGTGGCCTGCGTGCGCATCGACCTCGGCCTGCAACAGAGCCTCCACAGCACGCTCAACTCATACCTCGAGAAGCTGCTGTTCCTCGTCACCGGCAACTTCGGCAAACGAGGTGGGAACAACTTCCACTCGTTCTTCCTCCCATTTCTCGGCCACACCGACGAGCGGGACAGCCGACACCCCCGCACGGCCCATCACAAGATGCACCCCATCGCCGGTCTCTACCCGCCGAACATCCTGCCGAGCGAGATCGAGCATGAGGGAGAGGACCGCATCCGCGCGATGTTCGTCGACAGCGCCAACCCCGCGCTCACGGGCGCGAACACCGCCGCCTATGAGCGGGCATTCTCCAAGCTCGAGCTGCTGGTCGTCGTGGACGTGGCCATGACGGAAACCGCCCGGTTCGCCCACTACGTCCTGCCCGCGGCGACGCAGTTCGAGAAGTGGGAGTGCACCGGCTTCAACCTCGAGTTCCCGGACAACGCGTTCCATCTGCGCCACCCCGTGTTCCCGCCGCGCGCGGAGGCCCTGCCGGAGCCAGAGATCTACACGCGCCTGCTCGAGGCGATGGGTGCGCTCCCGAAGTCATTCCCGCTGCTGCGGCGCATCGCCACTCGAGAGCCCGCGGCGACGAAGCACCTCGTCTTCCTCGCGGCGATGGGAGCCCTGCTGGCGAAGGAGCCCGGCCTTCGGCCCTTCGCCGCGTCCATCATCTACCGTACCCTGGGACAGACGCTGCGGACCCCACGCGCGAGCGCCTCGCGCGTTCCTCCCGCCGCGGCGGCGCCCCTGCTCGCCCTGGCCCTCGAGCTGGCGAGCCGGGAGCCCGCCGCCGTGCGCCGCGCCGGGCACCGGGGCAACCGGTTCTCGTTGGGCGTGTCGTTGTTCCACGCCATTCTGGAGCGCGCGGAGGGGACCCTGGTCACCCGGCATGAGTTCGAGGACACGTGGTCGTTCATCCGGCACCGGGACGGGCGCATCCATCTGGACATCCCCGAGATGCTCCAGGCGCTTCACGCGCTTCGCGACGAACCCGCGTCGAACCACCCCCTGGTGCTGCTCGCCGGCGAGCGCCGGGGATACAACGCGAACCAGATCTACCGGGATCCGGCGTGGCGGAAGACCGACCTCGACGGTGCCATGCGGATGCACCCCGACGACGCTCGTGCGCTCGGGTTGCGGCGAGGTGCGCGAGCTCTCTGCACATCGGCGACGGGTGAGCTCCCCGTCACCATCGAACTCGACGAGATGCTTCGTCCCGGCATGGTCATCATTCCCCACGGATACGGCATGCGCTATCGCGGGGGCGAGCCGAACGGCCCGCAGGTCAACCGCCTCACGGCGAGCGATCATTGCGATCCGCTCGCGCGCACGCCGTACCACAAGCACGTCCCGGTGAGCGTGCGCGCCATCCAGGAGGCGTCCGAATCGCCGTAG
- a CDS encoding quinone-dependent dihydroorotate dehydrogenase, with the protein MYALLRALLFLLSAERAHRLGMAALRVLGHLPGLCRRLRARALTPATYDASVRVAGLAFHHPVALAAGLDKEAEAVDGLFALGFSAVEVGTLTPRPQPGNPRPRLFRIPEHRALINRMGFNNHGAPSAAERLRALSWRPAPVGVNIGKNKDTPLERAVDDYVACVDALAPLGDYVVVNASSPNTPGLRQLQEPEHLTALLRAVQARLAQVAPGKPLFLKIAPDLTPEAVDEVVDVARACGLAGLIATNTTIARPFEHPVAKEAGGLSGAPVREAANAVIRRAYARSGGALPIIGVGGVFTAEDVYEKLRAGASVVQVYTGFIYEGPGMVRRLLAGLGPLLARDGLGSVREAIGAEHRPRA; encoded by the coding sequence ATGTACGCCCTGCTGCGCGCCCTGCTCTTCCTCCTGTCCGCCGAGCGCGCCCATCGCCTGGGCATGGCCGCCCTGCGCGTCCTCGGACACTTGCCTGGGTTGTGCCGGCGCCTGCGTGCCCGCGCGCTCACCCCCGCCACCTACGACGCCTCGGTGCGGGTGGCGGGCCTCGCGTTCCACCACCCGGTGGCGCTCGCCGCGGGGCTCGACAAGGAGGCAGAGGCCGTGGACGGCCTGTTCGCGCTGGGCTTCTCCGCGGTGGAGGTGGGCACCCTCACCCCGCGACCCCAGCCGGGCAACCCCCGCCCGCGCCTCTTCCGCATCCCCGAGCACCGCGCCCTCATCAACCGCATGGGCTTCAACAACCACGGCGCCCCGTCCGCCGCGGAGCGCTTGCGCGCGCTCTCCTGGCGGCCCGCGCCCGTGGGCGTGAACATCGGCAAGAACAAGGACACGCCGCTGGAGCGCGCGGTGGACGACTACGTCGCGTGCGTCGACGCGCTCGCCCCGCTCGGGGACTACGTGGTGGTCAACGCGAGCTCCCCCAACACGCCCGGCCTGCGCCAGTTGCAGGAGCCCGAGCACCTCACCGCGCTGCTCCGGGCCGTCCAGGCGCGGCTCGCCCAGGTGGCGCCCGGCAAGCCCCTGTTCCTGAAGATCGCCCCGGACCTCACGCCCGAGGCGGTGGACGAGGTGGTGGACGTGGCGCGCGCCTGTGGACTCGCCGGCCTCATCGCCACCAACACCACGATTGCTCGACCCTTCGAGCATCCGGTGGCGAAGGAAGCCGGGGGCCTGTCCGGAGCCCCCGTGCGCGAGGCCGCCAACGCCGTCATCCGCCGGGCCTACGCGCGCAGCGGCGGCGCACTGCCCATCATCGGCGTGGGCGGCGTCTTCACCGCCGAGGACGTGTACGAGAAGCTGCGCGCCGGGGCCTCGGTGGTGCAGGTGTACACGGGCTTCATCTACGAGGGGCCCGGCATGGTGCGCCGGCTGCTCGCGGGACTGGGCCCCCTGCTCGCCCGGGATGGGCTGGGCTCGGTGCGCGAGGCCATTGGCGCCGAGCACCGTCCCCGGGCCTGA
- a CDS encoding DOPA 4,5-dioxygenase family protein, whose protein sequence is MSEERKPIHTAESDQEWADLLSPGRRQLLVNTGLAAATLLTTSFSAEALAAEQARSTPAATPPPTPPRPTPGKSPWGYETYKQPTPRPVSLRPGESTLPTTPRRYTDIKSYHAHVYFDEDTHEKAALIRKWAAERFNVELGDWNLEPRGPHVTPSFYFGFTNDLVPIIIPWLQLNSLGLTILLHPNTDDPRSDHLYYALWVNRSQPVNAYHWPKPEPGKEPEIEQIYPNTRPSVKLES, encoded by the coding sequence ATGTCAGAAGAACGAAAACCCATCCACACCGCCGAGAGCGATCAGGAGTGGGCAGACCTGCTGTCTCCCGGACGGCGCCAGTTGCTCGTCAATACCGGACTGGCCGCCGCCACGCTCCTCACCACGTCATTCTCCGCCGAGGCACTGGCGGCCGAGCAGGCCAGGTCGACTCCCGCCGCGACGCCACCACCGACGCCCCCTCGCCCCACGCCCGGCAAAAGCCCCTGGGGCTATGAAACCTACAAACAACCCACACCGCGCCCGGTCAGCCTGCGCCCGGGTGAGAGCACGCTGCCCACCACGCCGCGCCGGTACACCGACATCAAGAGCTACCACGCGCACGTCTACTTCGACGAAGACACCCATGAGAAAGCGGCACTGATCCGCAAATGGGCGGCCGAGCGATTCAACGTCGAACTGGGCGACTGGAACCTGGAACCGCGCGGCCCGCATGTCACGCCTTCGTTCTATTTCGGCTTCACCAATGACCTGGTTCCCATCATCATTCCCTGGCTGCAGCTCAACAGCCTGGGCCTGACCATCCTGTTGCATCCCAATACAGACGACCCTCGCTCGGATCATCTGTACTACGCGCTGTGGGTCAATCGCTCGCAGCCGGTGAACGCCTATCACTGGCCAAAACCCGAACCGGGCAAGGAACCCGAGATCGAGCAGATCTACCCCAACACCCGGCCCAGCGTGAAGCTGGAGAGCTGA
- a CDS encoding LysR substrate-binding domain-containing protein gives MTLTQLRYLIAIVDSGLNISRAAERVHATQPGISKQIRLLEDELGLQLFTRRGKNLEHLTDAGQEVVRRARLMVLEEANIQALAANHRNQDSGELRISSSHTQARFVLPSAVARLRRTYPSVAVHLLPADEKNLLEWVGRGEVDLSIVSAVGTPQGCVAVPAFRWQRVLVVPRKHPLATLKRAPTIADLAACPLVTYESALRPESTLRQAFQLAGHAPMLACTALDADLIKTYVRAGLGVGILAEMAVLADDARDLKVISIGGLLPVCTTWIVLRRDQVLCNFAMDFIAGVAPRVDPLDVRRALAGEAVDWGAVPSWSEFTAVSRLASLG, from the coding sequence ATGACGCTCACCCAGCTCCGCTATCTCATCGCCATCGTCGACTCCGGCCTCAACATCAGCCGCGCGGCTGAGCGCGTTCACGCCACCCAGCCCGGCATTTCCAAGCAGATCCGGCTGTTGGAGGACGAACTCGGCCTGCAACTGTTCACCCGCAGGGGAAAGAACCTCGAGCACTTGACGGATGCGGGCCAGGAGGTGGTGCGCCGGGCGCGGCTGATGGTTCTCGAGGAGGCCAACATCCAGGCGCTGGCCGCCAACCACCGCAACCAGGACAGCGGTGAGCTACGCATCTCCAGCTCGCATACCCAGGCGCGCTTCGTGCTGCCCTCGGCGGTGGCACGCCTGCGTCGGACCTATCCGTCCGTCGCGGTGCACCTGCTGCCGGCCGACGAGAAGAACCTGCTGGAGTGGGTCGGGCGGGGCGAGGTGGACCTGTCGATCGTCAGTGCCGTGGGCACGCCACAGGGCTGCGTGGCGGTTCCCGCCTTCCGGTGGCAACGGGTGCTGGTGGTGCCCAGGAAGCATCCTCTGGCCACGCTGAAGCGGGCGCCGACCATCGCCGACCTCGCCGCCTGTCCGCTGGTGACCTACGAATCGGCGCTGCGGCCCGAGTCCACCCTGCGCCAGGCCTTCCAGCTCGCCGGCCATGCGCCCATGCTCGCCTGCACGGCACTGGACGCGGACCTGATCAAGACCTACGTGAGGGCCGGGCTGGGCGTGGGCATCCTGGCGGAAATGGCCGTGCTGGCCGACGACGCACGTGACCTGAAGGTCATTTCCATCGGCGGCCTGCTGCCGGTCTGCACCACCTGGATCGTGCTTCGGCGCGATCAGGTGTTGTGCAACTTCGCCATGGATTTCATCGCCGGGGTGGCACCGCGGGTCGACCCGCTCGACGTGCGCAGGGCTCTGGCGGGCGAGGCGGTGGACTGGGGGGCGGTGCCCTCGTGGTCCGAGTTCACCGCGGTGTCGCGCCTCGCGTCGTTGGGATGA
- a CDS encoding DUF7151 family protein translates to MYQQYGWRRSIVAGLVFAFTACSSPTDVVGANGKNASVRLVPEPPGARCPQGGTAIQTGLDDNGDGSLGDDEVEQTSFVCSGSGSPSGGMSLVKLLPEAAGARCASGGTAVLSGLDTNADGIQGDTEVTSTQYICDDGEGKSGGAYLVKLLPEASGTNCSRSGTAVLGGIDVNANAQLESTEVTTKQYVCNTLTETTGTNALIRLDVEPAGANCSLGGTAVKSGLDANGNGTLETSEVTNTTFVCNGLRGNDGQNGKNSLVRLDPEPAGANCVYGGTAVKSGLDSNGDRTLNDSEVTATQFVCSAANLFRTKWASNPRGSYISGEIPSLWVPVSRRVTIYKTKDTSRIKITVSDNFRVGVNINGGSGWYSVRMNGSGMGCDARQYNSNSSGWGNNYHLPFANVCLTEQLPTGLYEFDVWGYSDVGTGFIGHGTSGSALLLAEEMDDAQPYAFSKAGSPGGTTSSSLVKASGREVTFTKQSASTLLKVTLADTLRAGYAQDGGSATVMVRLDGVNTSCYTGKYDSQGAGGNFLNPFVMTCILPNVSAAQHKLDIAFSLNAGGGDAYLGWERSSPLLLVEELPNTGLTYSNMNIGSGELSGNWAGVGARQITHAVSAAGKTLKVTYSDTFRAVANCNGRWGFVQLYVDYQPTGCVNGQYVWNAGANQQHHHPMNLTCLVPNLTPGYHTFSIWSTTQHSDGSSCGSNYFGWNRGQNLLLVEELP, encoded by the coding sequence ATGTATCAGCAGTACGGTTGGCGTCGGTCCATCGTGGCCGGTCTCGTTTTCGCGTTCACCGCTTGTTCTTCGCCCACGGACGTCGTGGGCGCCAATGGCAAGAATGCATCGGTGCGGCTCGTCCCGGAGCCGCCAGGAGCGAGGTGTCCGCAGGGAGGAACCGCCATCCAGACCGGCCTCGACGACAATGGGGACGGCTCCCTGGGCGACGACGAGGTGGAGCAGACGTCATTCGTGTGCAGTGGGAGCGGCAGCCCGAGCGGCGGCATGTCGCTCGTGAAACTGCTGCCCGAGGCCGCGGGCGCCCGATGCGCGTCCGGTGGCACCGCTGTCCTGTCCGGCCTCGACACGAACGCCGACGGGATCCAGGGGGACACCGAGGTCACGAGCACGCAGTACATCTGCGACGATGGCGAGGGGAAGAGTGGGGGCGCGTATCTGGTGAAGCTGCTCCCCGAGGCCTCCGGTACGAACTGCTCGCGCAGTGGCACGGCCGTTCTCGGGGGCATCGACGTGAACGCCAACGCGCAGCTCGAGAGCACGGAGGTGACCACGAAGCAGTACGTCTGCAATACGCTGACGGAGACCACGGGCACCAACGCCCTCATCCGGCTCGATGTCGAACCGGCTGGTGCGAACTGCTCCCTGGGTGGCACGGCCGTGAAGAGTGGCCTCGACGCCAATGGCAACGGAACGCTCGAGACGAGCGAGGTGACGAACACCACGTTCGTGTGCAACGGGCTGCGAGGCAATGATGGTCAGAACGGCAAGAACTCCCTCGTGCGGCTCGACCCCGAGCCCGCGGGCGCCAACTGCGTGTATGGCGGCACGGCCGTGAAGAGTGGCCTCGACTCGAATGGCGACAGGACCCTGAACGACTCCGAGGTCACGGCGACCCAGTTCGTGTGCAGCGCGGCCAACCTCTTCCGGACGAAGTGGGCGAGCAACCCACGGGGAAGCTACATCTCAGGAGAGATCCCAAGCCTGTGGGTCCCCGTATCGCGCCGGGTCACGATCTACAAGACCAAGGATACGTCTCGCATCAAGATTACCGTCTCCGACAACTTCCGGGTAGGTGTCAACATCAACGGAGGAAGTGGTTGGTACTCGGTGCGCATGAATGGCAGCGGGATGGGCTGCGACGCTCGGCAGTACAACTCGAACTCGTCGGGATGGGGTAATAATTACCACCTGCCGTTCGCGAATGTCTGCCTCACGGAGCAACTTCCCACGGGTCTGTACGAGTTCGACGTGTGGGGATACTCGGATGTGGGTACTGGCTTTATCGGCCATGGAACGAGTGGCAGTGCGTTGCTTCTCGCCGAGGAAATGGATGATGCCCAGCCCTACGCGTTTTCAAAAGCAGGCTCTCCGGGGGGAACGACAAGCTCGTCGCTCGTCAAGGCGAGCGGGCGCGAGGTTACCTTCACGAAGCAGTCCGCATCCACGCTGCTCAAAGTGACGCTCGCGGATACTCTTCGCGCTGGTTACGCACAGGATGGCGGATCGGCGACGGTGATGGTACGGCTTGATGGGGTGAACACCAGTTGCTACACGGGCAAGTATGATTCACAGGGCGCTGGCGGCAATTTCCTCAATCCATTCGTGATGACTTGCATCCTTCCAAACGTCTCGGCTGCTCAGCATAAGCTGGACATCGCATTCTCGCTGAACGCGGGTGGTGGTGATGCATACCTTGGTTGGGAGAGGAGCAGTCCACTTCTTCTCGTCGAGGAACTTCCGAACACGGGGCTCACCTACTCGAACATGAACATTGGAAGTGGTGAGCTCTCTGGAAACTGGGCTGGCGTCGGTGCGCGGCAGATCACGCATGCCGTCAGTGCAGCTGGGAAGACCCTGAAGGTTACCTATTCGGACACGTTCCGGGCGGTTGCCAATTGCAATGGGCGGTGGGGTTTCGTCCAGCTGTATGTCGACTATCAGCCTACCGGTTGCGTCAACGGCCAGTATGTGTGGAATGCGGGTGCTAATCAACAACACCATCATCCGATGAACTTGACGTGCCTGGTTCCCAACCTGACGCCCGGCTACCACACATTCTCCATCTGGTCGACCACGCAGCATTCGGATGGAAGCTCCTGCGGTTCCAATTACTTCGGTTGGAATCGCGGTCAGAACCTGCTGCTGGTCGAAGAGCTGCCGTAG
- a CDS encoding Uma2 family endonuclease, whose product MGRGKRPATYEDIEALPPGWVGEIIDDELWAFPRPAKWHARVASVLGVRLGATFGMGEGGPGGWWLVYEPELHLGRQVLVPDLAAWRYERAPGLFERDEPFFDLAPDWVCEVLSPSTAALDRGRKLPLYHREGVSHAWLVDPRAHTLEVYRRGARGWRIARYGGEEVVRAEPFDAEPLDLGRLWAPRSTPAPGP is encoded by the coding sequence ATGGGTCGGGGAAAGCGTCCAGCCACCTACGAGGACATCGAGGCCCTGCCACCGGGGTGGGTGGGGGAGATCATCGACGACGAGCTGTGGGCCTTCCCACGGCCGGCGAAGTGGCACGCGAGGGTGGCCTCGGTGCTCGGCGTGAGGTTGGGAGCCACCTTCGGTATGGGGGAGGGAGGGCCGGGAGGCTGGTGGCTCGTATACGAGCCGGAACTGCACCTGGGCAGGCAGGTGCTGGTGCCGGACCTGGCGGCATGGCGCTACGAGCGGGCCCCGGGGTTGTTCGAGCGGGATGAGCCCTTCTTCGACCTGGCACCCGATTGGGTGTGTGAGGTGCTGTCCCCCTCGACGGCGGCGTTGGACAGGGGCCGCAAGCTGCCCCTCTACCATCGGGAAGGCGTGAGCCACGCGTGGTTGGTGGACCCGAGAGCCCACACCCTGGAGGTCTACCGTCGGGGCGCGCGAGGTTGGCGGATCGCCCGGTATGGAGGAGAGGAGGTGGTCCGCGCCGAGCCGTTCGATGCGGAGCCGCTCGACCTGGGGCGGCTCTGGGCGCCCCGGTCCACACCGGCGCCCGGGCCCTGA
- a CDS encoding TetR/AcrR family transcriptional regulator, producing the protein MRHPPEQKSRSREKLVRASASLAKQQGFAGSGVDALASAAGFTSGAFYRHFGGKDDLLSSIVETELEATRARFSTIEPRNEEQLLLAFDAYLSLAHVRHPEAGCVLPPLASEVGRAPDETKKVFERALAELMAVLVEKVGDSPAAFAILNQCVGAVMIARGLATDNAKHEVLAAARKSVRNGLASLRMRPPPQGTF; encoded by the coding sequence ATGCGCCATCCCCCTGAACAGAAGTCGCGGTCCCGTGAGAAGCTCGTACGTGCCAGTGCCTCGCTCGCCAAGCAGCAGGGGTTCGCGGGCAGCGGAGTGGATGCGCTCGCGAGCGCGGCGGGGTTCACCAGCGGCGCGTTCTATCGGCACTTCGGAGGCAAGGACGATCTGCTGTCCTCCATCGTCGAGACGGAGCTCGAGGCGACGCGCGCTCGCTTCTCCACGATCGAGCCGCGCAACGAAGAGCAACTGCTCCTCGCCTTCGACGCCTACCTCAGCCTCGCGCATGTGCGGCATCCGGAGGCGGGATGCGTGCTGCCACCGCTGGCCTCGGAGGTGGGCCGCGCTCCGGACGAGACGAAGAAGGTGTTCGAGCGCGCGCTCGCGGAGCTGATGGCCGTCCTCGTCGAGAAGGTGGGTGACTCACCGGCCGCCTTCGCGATCCTCAACCAGTGTGTCGGGGCGGTGATGATCGCGCGTGGTCTCGCGACGGACAACGCGAAGCACGAGGTGCTCGCGGCCGCACGCAAGAGCGTACGCAATGGCCTCGCTTCGCTCCGGATGAGGCCCCCTCCCCAAGGGACGTTTTGA
- a CDS encoding adenosine deaminase produces MARDLIDLHIHLGSSVAPHVLWSLAHQQGFKLPVKDYFEFVELITSRPGKVGSLEDYLKILHTWTEKLQSSPLAVERCVYEIIGKEYRGSRVTQIELRFNPMKRNLNSELDLDHIIHAALRGMDRAMLEYGVKAGLIFCLAREFDHRLNSILVDKAIKYRNRGVYGIDLAGTETNALELEPDVVTQYEELFERARQAGLKCTVHTGETRGTGAEGVMAVVDKLKPHRIGHGIRAAYDETAMKMLRERGVVLEICPTSNLHTRAVDGIAELKHILATFWDRGVKFTLNTDGTYLLETDMLREVELVEKNGLLTPAQVDQTLAWARQASFIPS; encoded by the coding sequence ATGGCACGCGATCTGATTGATCTGCATATCCACCTGGGCAGCTCCGTGGCTCCCCACGTCCTCTGGTCCCTCGCGCACCAGCAGGGCTTCAAGCTCCCGGTGAAGGACTACTTCGAGTTCGTCGAGCTCATCACCTCCCGACCCGGCAAGGTGGGCAGCCTCGAGGACTACCTGAAGATCCTCCACACCTGGACGGAGAAGCTCCAAAGCTCGCCCCTGGCCGTCGAGCGCTGTGTGTACGAGATCATCGGCAAGGAGTACCGCGGCAGCCGCGTCACCCAGATCGAGCTGCGCTTCAACCCCATGAAGCGCAACCTCAACTCCGAGCTCGACCTGGACCACATCATCCACGCGGCCCTGCGCGGCATGGACCGTGCCATGCTCGAGTACGGCGTGAAGGCGGGCCTCATCTTCTGCCTGGCGCGCGAGTTCGATCACCGGCTCAACAGCATCCTCGTGGACAAGGCGATCAAGTACCGCAATCGCGGCGTATACGGCATCGACCTGGCCGGCACGGAGACGAACGCGCTGGAGCTGGAGCCCGACGTGGTGACGCAGTACGAGGAGCTGTTCGAGCGCGCGCGCCAGGCGGGCCTCAAGTGCACCGTGCACACCGGAGAGACGCGCGGCACCGGCGCCGAGGGCGTCATGGCGGTGGTGGACAAGCTCAAGCCGCACCGCATCGGCCACGGCATCCGCGCCGCCTACGACGAGACGGCCATGAAGATGCTGCGCGAGCGCGGCGTGGTGCTGGAGATCTGCCCCACCTCCAACCTGCACACCCGCGCCGTGGACGGCATCGCCGAGCTCAAGCACATCCTGGCCACCTTCTGGGACCGGGGCGTCAAGTTCACCCTCAACACCGACGGCACCTACCTGCTGGAGACGGACATGCTGCGCGAGGTGGAGCTCGTCGAGAAGAACGGTCTGCTCACTCCCGCCCAGGTGGATCAGACGCTCGCCTGGGCGCGCCAGGCCTCCTTCATCCCCTCGTGA